In Halomarina salina, one DNA window encodes the following:
- a CDS encoding uracil-DNA glycosylase: MEQMEGLTVTACERCPALCESRSRIVNGDGPDDASLLFVGEAPGAQEDAEGRPFVGRSGDVLNDALRDRGLARSDVRITNCVRCRPPDNRDPHKEELANCRDYLETELARVDPDLVVTLGKVPTEHLLERSVAVTKEAGSVHDVRLGDATHRLLVCVHPAATLYDRSQRETFDEALDEAVALVGEGAGDQSRLGDY, translated from the coding sequence ATGGAACAGATGGAGGGCCTGACGGTGACCGCCTGCGAGCGCTGTCCCGCGCTCTGCGAGTCGCGGTCCCGAATCGTCAACGGCGACGGCCCCGACGACGCGTCGCTGCTGTTCGTCGGCGAGGCACCCGGCGCACAGGAGGACGCCGAGGGCAGACCGTTCGTCGGGCGTTCTGGCGACGTGTTGAACGACGCCCTGCGCGACCGGGGACTCGCCCGGTCGGACGTCCGCATCACGAACTGCGTGCGCTGTCGCCCGCCGGACAACCGCGACCCGCACAAGGAGGAACTGGCGAACTGCCGCGACTATCTGGAGACGGAACTGGCGCGCGTCGACCCGGACCTCGTCGTCACGCTCGGGAAGGTGCCGACCGAACACCTGCTGGAGCGGTCGGTCGCGGTGACGAAGGAGGCGGGGAGCGTCCACGACGTCCGACTCGGCGACGCCACCCACCGACTGCTGGTCTGCGTCCACCCCGCGGCGACGCTGTACGACCGGAGCCAGCGCGAGACGTTCGACGAGGCCCTCGACGAGGCCGTCGCCCTCGTCGGCGAGGGGGCGGGCGACCAGTCGCGGCTGGGCGACTACTGA
- a CDS encoding DUF5786 family protein, whose amino-acid sequence MGFGSYDESEQENQQIDTDLDGNEDVNAGEAHDGAVTFEFGASNDELLDRLGDMKDEEE is encoded by the coding sequence ATGGGGTTTGGGAGCTACGATGAGTCCGAGCAGGAGAACCAACAGATCGACACCGACCTCGACGGCAACGAGGACGTAAACGCTGGCGAGGCCCACGACGGAGCCGTGACGTTCGAGTTCGGGGCCTCGAACGACGAACTGCTCGACCGCCTCGGCGACATGAAAGACGAGGAGGAGTGA
- a CDS encoding DNA polymerase II large subunit — protein sequence MRPEDERYFERLESRLDQAFDVAEEAKRRGGDPKPEVEIPVAKDMADRVENILGIAGVAERVRDLEGEMSREEAALALVGDFVEGTVGDYDTDAGKIEGAVRTAVALLTEGVVAAPIEGIDRVEVNDNDDGTQFVSVYYAGPIRSAGGTAQALSVLVADYARALLGIDEYKARDDEVERYAEEVALYDSETGLQYSPKDKETKFIAENSPICLDGEATGQEEVSGFRDLERVDTNSPRGGMCLVLAEGIALKAPKIQRYTRNLDEVDWPWLQDLIDGTIGKDEGSESDEDGGDSEADAESEGSDADHDDAEDAPVEPDGPPRVDPADKYLRDLIAGRPVFGHPSMPGGFRLRYGRSRNHGFATAGVHPATMHILDDFLATGTQIKTERPGKAGGVVPVDSIEGPTVKLANGDVRRIDDPEEALELRNGIVSILDVGEYLVNYGEFIENNHQLAPSSYVVEWWEQDLDHAGADLQALRDDPHVDLADPSSEEALAWAEEYDAPLHPKYTPLWHDISVEQFDDLATAASEGRFVEADGAALSPDAPTAGEGDTLVLDRTDALCGTLENLIVQHTQGEETVTIPDARLLVRSLGLTDNLERTWTLDDLSERARNWPADDGTEGGNAVEAVNEVAPFSVQERAPTRIGNRMGRPEKSEKREMSPAVHTLFPIGEAGGSQRDVSQAASHTDSMRGKAGQLSVQAARRECPDCETRTFKARCPDCRTHTEAVYECHKCEVRATLDEAGRAICPRCEGEAEPVQFADIDLRSELDEALANVGERPGVYDILKGVKGLTSEHKLPEPIEKGILRAKHDVSAFKDGTIRYDMTDLPVTSVRASELDITVDQLRGLGYHTDMDGDPLRHDDQLVELRVQDIVLSDGAAEHMLKTANFVDALLEQYYDLDPFYDVSDREELVGELVFGMAPHTSAAVVGRVIGFTSAAVGYAHPYFHAAKRRNCDGDEDCVMLLMDGLLNFSKSFLPDKRGGQMDAPLVMSSRIDPSEIDDEAHNVDIVDQYPREFYEASRELTDPEEVPIKIAEETLGTDREYTDFRHTHDTSNIALGPDLSAYKTLGSMMDKMDAQLELARKLRAVDETDVAERVIEGHFLPDLIGNLRAFSRQETRCLDCGEKYRRMPLTGECRECGGRVNLTVHQGSVNKYMDTAIHVADEYDCRPYTKQRLEVLEQSLESVFENDKNKPTTIAEFM from the coding sequence GTGAGACCGGAAGACGAACGCTACTTCGAGCGACTGGAGTCGCGACTGGACCAAGCGTTCGACGTCGCCGAGGAGGCCAAGCGCCGCGGCGGCGACCCGAAACCCGAGGTCGAGATTCCCGTCGCGAAGGACATGGCCGACCGCGTCGAGAACATCCTCGGCATCGCGGGCGTCGCCGAACGCGTCCGCGACCTCGAAGGCGAGATGTCCCGCGAGGAGGCCGCCCTCGCCCTCGTCGGCGACTTCGTCGAGGGGACCGTCGGCGACTACGACACCGACGCCGGGAAGATCGAGGGCGCGGTCCGGACCGCCGTCGCCCTGCTGACCGAGGGGGTCGTCGCCGCGCCCATCGAGGGCATCGACCGCGTCGAGGTCAACGACAACGACGACGGCACGCAGTTCGTCTCCGTCTACTACGCCGGACCGATTCGCTCCGCGGGCGGGACGGCCCAGGCGCTCTCGGTGCTGGTCGCCGACTACGCCCGCGCCTTGCTCGGTATCGACGAGTACAAAGCGAGAGACGACGAGGTCGAGCGCTACGCCGAGGAGGTCGCCCTCTACGACTCCGAGACTGGCCTCCAGTACTCGCCGAAGGACAAGGAGACGAAGTTCATCGCCGAGAACAGCCCCATCTGTCTCGACGGCGAGGCGACCGGGCAGGAGGAGGTGTCGGGGTTCCGTGACCTCGAACGCGTCGACACCAACTCCCCGCGCGGCGGGATGTGTCTCGTCCTCGCGGAGGGTATCGCGCTGAAGGCCCCGAAGATACAGCGCTACACCCGCAACCTCGACGAGGTGGACTGGCCGTGGCTTCAGGACCTCATCGACGGCACCATCGGAAAGGACGAGGGGAGCGAGTCGGACGAGGACGGCGGCGATTCAGAGGCCGACGCCGAGAGCGAGGGGAGCGACGCCGACCACGACGACGCCGAGGACGCCCCCGTCGAACCGGACGGACCGCCGCGCGTCGACCCGGCGGACAAGTACCTCCGAGACCTCATCGCGGGTCGGCCGGTGTTCGGTCACCCGTCGATGCCGGGCGGGTTCCGCCTGCGCTACGGGCGCTCGCGCAACCACGGGTTCGCGACGGCCGGCGTCCACCCCGCGACGATGCACATCCTCGACGACTTCCTCGCGACGGGGACGCAGATAAAGACCGAGCGACCGGGGAAGGCCGGCGGCGTCGTCCCCGTCGACTCCATCGAGGGGCCGACGGTGAAACTCGCCAACGGCGACGTCCGGCGCATCGACGACCCCGAGGAGGCGCTGGAACTGCGCAACGGCATCGTCTCCATCCTCGACGTCGGCGAGTACCTCGTCAACTACGGCGAGTTCATCGAGAACAACCACCAGCTGGCCCCCTCGTCGTACGTCGTCGAGTGGTGGGAACAGGACCTCGACCACGCGGGCGCGGACCTCCAGGCGCTCCGCGACGACCCGCACGTCGACCTCGCGGACCCGAGTAGCGAGGAGGCGCTGGCGTGGGCCGAGGAGTACGACGCGCCGCTCCACCCGAAGTACACCCCCCTCTGGCACGACATCTCGGTCGAGCAGTTCGACGACCTGGCGACCGCCGCGAGCGAGGGCCGGTTCGTCGAGGCGGACGGGGCGGCGCTGTCGCCCGACGCCCCCACCGCGGGCGAGGGCGACACGCTCGTCCTCGACCGGACCGACGCGCTCTGTGGGACGCTGGAGAACCTCATCGTCCAGCACACGCAGGGCGAGGAGACGGTGACGATACCCGACGCTCGCCTCCTGGTGCGGTCGCTCGGCCTCACCGACAACCTGGAGCGGACGTGGACGCTCGACGACCTGTCGGAGCGAGCGCGGAACTGGCCAGCCGACGACGGGACCGAGGGCGGGAACGCCGTCGAGGCGGTGAACGAGGTCGCACCGTTCTCGGTCCAGGAGCGCGCGCCGACCCGCATCGGGAACCGGATGGGCCGCCCCGAGAAGTCCGAGAAGCGCGAGATGAGCCCCGCCGTCCACACGCTGTTCCCCATCGGCGAAGCCGGTGGCAGCCAGCGCGACGTCAGTCAGGCCGCCAGCCACACCGACTCGATGCGCGGGAAGGCCGGGCAGCTATCCGTCCAGGCCGCCCGCCGGGAGTGCCCCGACTGCGAGACGCGGACGTTCAAGGCTCGCTGCCCGGACTGCCGGACTCACACCGAGGCGGTCTACGAGTGCCACAAGTGCGAGGTGCGCGCGACGCTCGACGAGGCCGGGCGCGCCATCTGCCCGCGCTGTGAGGGCGAGGCCGAACCCGTCCAGTTCGCCGACATCGACCTCCGCTCGGAACTCGACGAGGCCCTCGCAAACGTCGGGGAACGCCCCGGGGTCTACGACATCCTGAAGGGCGTCAAGGGACTCACCAGCGAACACAAACTTCCCGAACCCATCGAGAAAGGGATTCTCCGCGCGAAACACGACGTCTCCGCGTTCAAGGACGGCACCATCCGCTACGACATGACCGACCTGCCCGTGACGTCCGTCCGGGCGAGCGAACTCGACATCACGGTCGACCAGTTGCGCGGGTTGGGCTACCACACGGACATGGACGGCGACCCGCTGCGCCACGACGACCAGCTGGTCGAGTTACGGGTCCAGGACATCGTCCTCTCCGACGGCGCGGCGGAACACATGCTCAAGACGGCGAACTTCGTCGACGCCCTGCTGGAGCAGTACTACGACCTCGACCCGTTCTACGACGTCTCCGACCGCGAGGAACTCGTCGGCGAACTCGTCTTCGGGATGGCTCCCCACACCTCCGCCGCCGTCGTCGGGCGGGTCATCGGGTTCACGAGCGCTGCGGTGGGGTACGCACATCCGTACTTCCACGCGGCGAAGCGGCGCAACTGCGACGGGGACGAGGACTGCGTCATGCTCCTGATGGACGGCCTGCTCAACTTCTCGAAGTCGTTCCTCCCCGACAAACGCGGCGGGCAGATGGACGCGCCGCTCGTCATGTCCTCCCGCATCGACCCGTCGGAGATCGACGACGAGGCGCACAACGTCGACATCGTCGACCAGTATCCCCGCGAGTTCTACGAGGCCTCGCGGGAACTGACGGACCCCGAGGAGGTGCCCATCAAGATAGCCGAGGAGACGCTCGGCACCGATCGGGAGTACACCGACTTCCGGCACACCCACGACACCTCGAACATCGCGCTCGGGCCGGACCTCTCGGCGTACAAGACGCTCGGGAGCATGATGGACAAGATGGACGCCCAGCTCGAACTCGCGCGAAAGCTCCGCGCCGTCGACGAGACGGACGTCGCCGAACGGGTCATCGAGGGGCACTTCCTCCCGGACCTCATCGGGAACCTCCGGGCCTTTTCGAGGCAGGAGACGCGCTGTCTCGACTGCGGCGAGAAGTACCGACGGATGCCACTCACCGGCGAGTGCCGCGAGTGCGGCGGCCGCGTCAACCTCACCGTCCACCAGGGGTCGGTGAACAAGTACATGGACACCGCCATCCACGTCGCCGACGAGTACGACTGCCGACCCTACACGAAACAGCGGCTAGAGGTGCTGGAGCAGTCTCTCGAATCGGTGTTTGAAAACGACAAGAATAAGCCCACGACTATTGCGGAATTCATGTAA
- a CDS encoding GNAT family N-acetyltransferase — MPGPAFIEGERISLRTVEEEDLDFLQEQVNDPEVRRFLGATSPINGHQEREWFEERCSSDDSVSLLVCRDEEPMGSVGLHPKDGDVGTTAEIGLFLAEPFWGEGYGTDAARLVTDYAFDARRHHRVIARVFEGNVGSQRIWEKLGFRHEAVHREAMYLHGEYLDEHLYAVLEDEWRAE, encoded by the coding sequence ATGCCCGGTCCAGCGTTCATCGAGGGCGAGCGAATCTCGCTTCGCACGGTCGAGGAGGAGGACCTCGACTTCCTCCAGGAACAGGTCAACGACCCCGAGGTCCGTCGGTTCCTCGGCGCTACCTCGCCCATCAACGGCCACCAGGAGCGGGAGTGGTTCGAGGAGCGCTGCTCCAGCGACGACAGCGTCAGTCTGCTCGTCTGCCGCGACGAAGAACCGATGGGCAGCGTCGGCCTCCACCCGAAGGACGGCGACGTCGGCACGACCGCCGAGATCGGTCTCTTCCTCGCCGAACCGTTCTGGGGCGAGGGCTACGGCACTGACGCGGCCCGTCTCGTCACGGACTACGCGTTCGACGCGCGCCGCCACCACCGCGTCATCGCCCGCGTGTTCGAGGGGAACGTCGGGTCGCAGCGTATCTGGGAGAAACTCGGCTTCCGTCACGAGGCCGTCCACCGCGAGGCGATGTACCTCCACGGCGAGTACCTCGACGAACACCTCTACGCCGTCCTCGAAGACGAGTGGCGCGCGGAGTGA
- a CDS encoding tyrosine-type recombinase/integrase — translation MANTPRDKLAARFRTFDEYVEAGDIDAASAAAIREVINAYDERNVTVSKPAGEGYREPATLMSWLYRLAIFARERDLTTATAAELNADIQAMLDGTHRSVKDDGLTMGTLRSYQAALRVFYGYHDGFSVTPDEIQLFDKADTHIDPADMLTKEEIHMAREAADNVRDLLIFDLLLYTGMRRGALRTLRVKDVDVQAGEWRFNSEVDGLKKIHQPFAPRPLLMAKATVRDWLEYHPDPQPDNYLVTARPNFAAVDPSVPIAGETVRRVMADIKADAGIEKPMHPHAMRHNFVTICKRNYRIPDDTVKFLIGHHPASNVMETTYSHLSGDDHIQRANEGAGLVDPEDESPFTPDACRYCSAPLAPNAKACSRCGYVYTPDAVAVVDRMNEDMKASYAVTAPDENDTLDELGELDALLADPAVKAALLDRLGVAE, via the coding sequence ATGGCCAACACGCCACGCGACAAACTGGCCGCTCGCTTCCGCACGTTCGACGAGTACGTCGAAGCGGGCGATATCGACGCCGCGAGCGCCGCCGCTATTCGCGAAGTCATCAACGCCTACGACGAGCGCAACGTCACTGTCTCGAAACCAGCCGGAGAGGGCTATCGCGAACCAGCGACGCTCATGTCGTGGCTGTACCGACTCGCTATCTTCGCCCGTGAGCGCGACCTGACGACCGCGACCGCTGCCGAGTTGAACGCCGACATACAGGCCATGCTCGACGGCACGCACCGGTCTGTCAAGGACGACGGGCTGACGATGGGAACGCTTCGGTCGTATCAGGCCGCGCTCCGCGTCTTCTACGGCTACCACGACGGATTCAGCGTGACGCCCGACGAGATACAGCTATTCGACAAAGCCGATACGCACATCGACCCGGCGGATATGTTGACGAAGGAGGAAATCCACATGGCTCGCGAAGCGGCCGATAACGTCCGTGACCTGCTCATCTTCGACCTACTCCTCTACACCGGGATGCGACGCGGTGCGCTTCGGACACTCCGCGTGAAGGACGTGGACGTGCAGGCGGGCGAGTGGCGATTCAACTCAGAAGTAGACGGGCTAAAGAAGATACACCAGCCGTTCGCACCACGGCCGTTGCTCATGGCGAAGGCGACCGTCCGAGACTGGTTGGAGTACCACCCCGACCCACAGCCCGACAACTACCTCGTCACCGCCCGACCGAACTTCGCCGCTGTTGACCCGTCTGTCCCGATTGCAGGCGAGACGGTGCGGCGGGTCATGGCCGACATCAAGGCCGACGCGGGTATCGAGAAGCCAATGCACCCGCACGCCATGCGGCACAACTTCGTCACTATCTGCAAACGTAACTACCGGATTCCGGACGACACGGTAAAGTTCCTCATCGGCCACCACCCGGCGTCGAACGTGATGGAGACGACGTATTCGCACCTCTCCGGTGACGACCACATCCAGCGAGCGAACGAAGGCGCGGGCCTCGTTGACCCGGAGGACGAATCACCGTTCACGCCCGATGCCTGCCGGTACTGCTCCGCGCCGCTCGCACCGAACGCGAAGGCGTGTTCCCGCTGTGGCTACGTCTACACACCCGACGCGGTGGCTGTCGTTGACCGCATGAACGAGGACATGAAAGCGTCCTACGCGGTGACTGCACCCGACGAAAACGACACGCTCGACGAACTCGGCGAGCTTGACGCGCTGCTCGCCGACCCCGCAGTGAAAGCCGCACTGCTCGACCGACTCGGTGTCGCGGAATAG
- the phnC gene encoding phosphonate ABC transporter ATP-binding protein → MPAVSLENVTKVYGEDTVALDDISVHVPEGEFVVVLGPSGAGKSTLLRVLNGLTQPTEGEVLIGDRPVGGARSEVGMVFQMHYLIESMTAYRNALTGALGRTGYVRSLVSAYATEDKKAALEALDTVGLLSEARQRAGSMSGGQKQRVGIARALVQNPNLLLADEPVASLDPKAASDVMRYMKSAAKERELTTIASLHQVNLAREFGDRFIGVRDGSVVFDGTREDLTMDAVDEIYYGDGGDQPPEALANEIEDEEEITQ, encoded by the coding sequence ATGCCAGCAGTATCACTAGAGAACGTTACAAAAGTCTACGGGGAGGATACCGTGGCACTCGACGACATCTCGGTCCACGTCCCGGAGGGGGAGTTCGTCGTGGTGCTCGGTCCGTCCGGGGCGGGGAAGTCGACGCTGCTCCGCGTTCTCAACGGTCTCACCCAGCCCACGGAGGGGGAGGTGCTCATCGGAGACCGACCCGTCGGGGGCGCTCGGAGCGAGGTGGGGATGGTGTTCCAGATGCACTACCTCATCGAGAGCATGACCGCGTACCGGAACGCCCTGACCGGTGCGCTCGGCCGAACCGGCTACGTTCGCAGTCTCGTCTCGGCGTACGCGACGGAAGACAAGAAAGCCGCACTCGAAGCGCTCGACACCGTCGGTCTCCTCTCGGAGGCTCGCCAACGCGCCGGGTCGATGTCCGGCGGGCAGAAACAGCGTGTCGGTATCGCTCGCGCACTCGTCCAGAACCCCAACCTGTTGCTCGCAGACGAACCCGTCGCGAGCCTCGACCCGAAGGCCGCCAGCGACGTGATGCGGTACATGAAGAGTGCCGCGAAGGAGCGCGAACTGACGACCATCGCCAGTCTCCACCAGGTGAACCTCGCCCGCGAGTTCGGCGACCGGTTCATCGGCGTCCGCGACGGGAGTGTCGTCTTCGACGGCACCCGTGAGGACCTCACGATGGACGCCGTCGACGAGATCTACTACGGCGACGGCGGCGACCAACCCCCCGAAGCTCTCGCCAACGAGATCGAAGACGAAGAGGAGATCACCCAATGA
- a CDS encoding DUF99 family protein yields the protein MTLRGRVLGVAESYGGGSQSTIAGAVVRSDRILDGLAFSTISHGGSDGTDRIAELVADLGRDDVQATLLAGVAPAWFNLVDVRTLADRTDRPVVAVSFEASSGLEPALREQFSGDALAARLATYERLPERSPVAVNDETLFVRAVGCDDAAAADLVRAQTPEGGRPEPLRLARLAARAADEFGRVVRSEADDGGARDDGSDGNHNQ from the coding sequence GTGACGCTCCGGGGGCGCGTCCTCGGCGTCGCCGAGTCCTACGGCGGTGGCTCGCAAAGCACGATAGCGGGCGCGGTCGTCCGCTCCGACCGCATCCTCGACGGTCTCGCATTCTCGACGATTTCTCACGGTGGCAGCGACGGCACCGACCGCATCGCCGAACTGGTCGCGGACCTCGGGCGCGACGACGTGCAGGCGACGCTGCTCGCCGGCGTCGCACCCGCGTGGTTCAACCTCGTCGACGTCCGGACGCTCGCGGACCGAACGGACCGCCCCGTCGTCGCCGTCTCCTTCGAGGCGAGTTCCGGCCTCGAACCCGCGCTCCGCGAGCAGTTCTCGGGCGACGCGCTCGCCGCCCGACTCGCCACCTACGAGCGACTGCCCGAGCGCTCGCCCGTCGCGGTGAACGACGAGACGCTGTTCGTCCGCGCGGTCGGCTGTGACGACGCGGCGGCCGCGGACCTCGTTCGAGCGCAGACGCCCGAGGGCGGCCGCCCCGAACCGCTCCGCCTCGCCCGCCTCGCCGCTCGCGCGGCCGACGAGTTCGGGCGCGTCGTGAGGAGCGAGGCCGACGACGGCGGTGCGCGCGACGACGGGAGCGACGGCAACCACAACCAGTAG
- a CDS encoding PhnE/PtxC family ABC transporter permease, producing the protein MSSENRTIEEALSTIERSQRIKRILWLVGLLAIVALTYAGLQVLNFTLEQFARQQDSFVASIVDFVPPNFIELSLYTKTNEVEGLSGVVQTILHPGTFAETFTTEAGRNGTILGLSFITIVIGFTGTVLGFPLALVFGILGSERVVPFPFNFVFRGTMSTIRAIPALVWILIYIPLAGITPLSAMLAVATDTIGNLGRLFTDELEEIDDGPIEAISSTGADRTQIISFGMLSQVSTSFVAWTLYILEINTRIAISLGVYGAGGIGQYIDTRIALGAYSRAAAGIAMVIFIVLSVELLSSRIRARLRPGEHEGKGFVDSLRDLGNPKKWLGTGDTRTDSKN; encoded by the coding sequence ATGAGCAGCGAGAACCGGACCATCGAAGAGGCACTGTCGACCATCGAACGCAGCCAGCGGATCAAACGCATCCTCTGGCTCGTCGGTCTCCTCGCCATCGTCGCGCTGACCTACGCCGGTCTTCAGGTGCTCAACTTCACCCTCGAGCAGTTCGCCCGGCAGCAGGACAGCTTCGTCGCGTCCATCGTGGACTTCGTCCCGCCGAACTTCATCGAACTGTCGCTCTACACGAAGACGAACGAGGTCGAGGGGTTGAGCGGCGTCGTCCAGACCATCCTCCACCCGGGGACGTTCGCGGAGACGTTCACCACCGAGGCCGGTCGGAACGGCACTATCCTCGGCCTGAGCTTCATCACCATCGTCATCGGGTTCACCGGGACGGTGCTCGGCTTTCCGCTCGCGCTCGTCTTCGGGATTCTGGGCAGCGAACGTGTCGTCCCGTTCCCCTTCAACTTCGTCTTCCGGGGCACGATGTCGACGATTCGCGCGATTCCCGCGCTCGTCTGGATTCTCATCTACATCCCGCTGGCGGGCATCACGCCGCTCTCGGCGATGCTCGCGGTCGCGACCGACACCATCGGGAACCTCGGTCGCCTGTTCACCGACGAACTCGAAGAGATAGACGACGGCCCCATCGAGGCCATCAGTTCGACCGGCGCGGACCGGACGCAGATCATCTCCTTCGGGATGTTGAGTCAGGTCTCCACGTCGTTCGTCGCCTGGACGCTGTACATCCTGGAGATCAACACCCGCATCGCCATCAGCCTCGGCGTCTACGGGGCCGGCGGTATCGGGCAGTACATCGACACCCGCATCGCGCTCGGTGCGTACAGTCGCGCCGCCGCGGGTATCGCGATGGTCATCTTCATCGTCCTCAGCGTCGAACTGCTCTCCTCGCGAATCCGGGCGCGCCTGCGCCCCGGCGAGCACGAGGGCAAGGGCTTCGTCGACTCCCTCCGGGACCTCGGTAACCCCAAGAAGTGGCTCGGGACGGGCGACACGAGGACGGACTCCAAGAACTGA
- a CDS encoding MBL fold metallo-hydrolase yields the protein MEVYNVTADAETFTCNAFLVVGGVTTLVDVGAWDGVVDAVRDHVDTVDRIVLTHQHPDHVAQLDAVCEAFDPDCYAYGEHDHRTHAIEDGDRVDIGDESFDVVYTPGHAGDHVSFVSETTLFCGDVVVHDDGAFDYGSFGRTDRPGQSRERLVQSIEDLLDRMPDGVEYMYAGHGGEFHGDVRDVVETSLSRAQKREPKYPDEQ from the coding sequence ATGGAGGTCTACAACGTCACGGCTGACGCCGAGACGTTCACCTGTAACGCGTTTCTCGTCGTCGGTGGGGTGACGACGCTCGTCGACGTCGGCGCGTGGGACGGCGTCGTCGACGCCGTCCGCGACCACGTCGACACCGTCGACCGGATCGTCCTCACCCACCAGCACCCGGACCACGTCGCCCAGCTCGACGCCGTCTGCGAGGCGTTCGACCCGGACTGCTACGCCTACGGCGAGCACGACCACCGCACCCACGCCATCGAGGACGGCGACCGCGTCGATATCGGCGACGAGTCGTTCGACGTCGTCTACACGCCCGGCCACGCCGGGGACCACGTCTCGTTCGTCTCCGAGACGACGCTGTTCTGCGGCGACGTCGTCGTCCACGACGACGGGGCGTTCGACTACGGCAGTTTCGGGCGGACCGACCGCCCAGGCCAGTCCCGCGAACGCCTCGTCCAGTCCATCGAGGACCTGCTCGACCGGATGCCCGACGGCGTCGAGTACATGTACGCCGGTCACGGCGGCGAGTTCCACGGCGACGTCCGCGACGTCGTCGAGACGTCGCTGAGCCGCGCCCAGAAACGTGAACCGAAGTACCCCGACGAGCAGTAG
- a CDS encoding zinc-dependent alcohol dehydrogenase family protein: MRAAVFQGPGEITVEEVPKPEIESPTDAIVRVTHTAVCGSDLWFYRGESDRESGTAVGHEPMGIVEEVGDEVRSVEPGDRVFAPFVVSCGYCEFCRKGLHTSCVNGDGWGGDNGGGQGEYVRSPHADGTLVRVPDRHADDEETLESILPLTDVMGTGHHAAVSAGVGEGDTCIVIGDGAVGLCGVLAARRLGAERIVAMGHHESRLDIAEEFGATETVSARGEEAVERANELTYGGANHVVECVGAASSMDTAIGVCRPGGTVGYVGVPHGVTDEGLDLLSMFRDNVALEGGVAPVRAYADELLADVLQGTLDPSPIFTKTVDLDGVPEGYRAMDEREAIKVLVKPEH, translated from the coding sequence ATGCGCGCCGCCGTCTTCCAGGGACCGGGAGAGATAACGGTCGAGGAGGTACCGAAACCCGAAATCGAGTCGCCGACCGACGCCATCGTCCGGGTGACCCACACCGCCGTCTGCGGGTCGGACCTCTGGTTCTACCGGGGCGAGAGCGACCGCGAGAGCGGGACCGCCGTCGGCCACGAACCGATGGGTATCGTCGAGGAGGTGGGCGACGAGGTGCGGTCGGTCGAACCGGGCGACCGCGTGTTCGCGCCGTTCGTCGTCTCCTGTGGCTACTGCGAGTTCTGTCGGAAGGGCCTGCACACCTCCTGCGTCAACGGGGACGGGTGGGGCGGCGACAACGGCGGCGGGCAGGGCGAGTACGTCCGTTCGCCGCACGCCGACGGGACGCTGGTACGGGTGCCAGACCGCCACGCCGACGACGAGGAGACGCTCGAATCGATCCTCCCGCTGACCGACGTGATGGGCACGGGCCACCACGCGGCGGTGAGCGCGGGCGTCGGCGAGGGCGACACCTGCATCGTCATCGGCGACGGCGCGGTCGGGCTGTGTGGCGTCCTCGCCGCTCGTCGGCTGGGAGCCGAGCGCATCGTGGCGATGGGCCACCACGAGAGTCGGCTGGACATCGCCGAGGAGTTCGGCGCGACCGAGACCGTCTCGGCGCGAGGCGAGGAGGCCGTCGAGCGGGCGAACGAGTTGACCTACGGCGGCGCGAACCACGTCGTCGAGTGCGTCGGCGCGGCGTCGTCGATGGACACCGCCATCGGAGTCTGTCGGCCCGGCGGGACGGTCGGCTACGTCGGCGTCCCGCACGGCGTCACCGACGAGGGGCTGGACCTGCTGTCGATGTTCCGGGACAACGTCGCGCTGGAGGGTGGCGTCGCGCCAGTTCGAGCGTACGCCGACGAACTGCTCGCCGACGTGCTCCAGGGGACGCTTGACCCCTCGCCCATCTTCACGAAGACGGTGGACCTCGACGGCGTCCCGGAGGGCTACCGGGCGATGGACGAACGCGAGGCCATCAAGGTGCTCGTGAAACCGGAGCACTGA